A segment of the Arachis hypogaea cultivar Tifrunner chromosome 5, arahy.Tifrunner.gnm2.J5K5, whole genome shotgun sequence genome:
TTCATGTTCAATGCATCATATCAAATCTCAGGCTTACTTCACTTTCCAAATTCCAAAATTTAGGAGGACTGaaacttgaaaaagaagaaaataaaaaaacagcagCATGCAGAGGAGATATTTAATGTAATATAAGATTCATGCCTGGATTGTTGCTCCACTAGCATACCAGAAAGGACCACTGACCCCATATTCCCAAGCAACATTTGAGCTTTGCAAGATTGTAGCAGCCCATGTCCACTACACCACCAATTCATAGCAATTAACAAAACATATGTGAACAAGAAAATTGAACTACAGATTCATCAATCTGTGCAAACTTCAAAGGCTATTTTAAATTCATAGTTTTCTGCCTAATATAAGCGTTGGATCCAATAGAAATGATTACCTGTGAAACAATGACACTAGCAATGAGTCCTGTCTTAACACTTCTTCCTGCAGTATTGAACCATTCCGAGGTGTGGCGAGACCCAACATATCTCTTCTCCAACCATACCTGATCCATAAGAATCAAAGTTTCTATCAATAATTTCAGCTTGATGGAAAATTATAGAAACTAAAAGGTCATGTTAATAATTTTCTACGAGTTAAGTCCCAAAGTGGTTTTCCAGAATTGGCCACCAAAATAGTCCTGAGATTCCAATGGCACCAAGTACGTCCTAGGTTAAAAAAAATGCACCATGTTAGTCCTCGGCCTTTTGCCAATCTCAGCGACGTAATTGGCGCAATTGAAATTTCAGAGACTATTTTAGTACATAAAAGGCAATTTCAACGACCATTTTTGAGGCTCTAGTGTATTTTCTACTATACTAACTCATAACAAGGTGAATCTAATATATCATAACATGTGCATTATTTGAAATATTAcaaatactaataaataaattaaacaaacaagATTCAATTAAGGATTGCAGACCAAGAAAGAGGTGAAAACAGCAAAGAAAGCACCAAAACCAAGAATGACAGAGTAGCCAACACCCTGATTAAGGACTGGTTTGCCTTCAAAGAAACTAGTCTGCCTCACACAGCTACCTCCATTTTCAGAATGATAGTACTTTGCAGAGAATTCAAAGGGTGGACACTGTGTTGCAGAAGCCATGAACAAAAGAAGTAGTGGATATAAAAACTAGAAACTGGTTGTGCTAATTAATTAGTTGCTATTCAAATTAAGAATAGAATATAACCCTATCCCTATGGCTATGATGCAGATACTCCATAAGTATCAATTTCTTGGAAAACTAGCAGCCCAGCTTATTTCTCTAGGTGAGTACAGAGAGGACAATAAGTCAAACTAAGAGGGTATCtcatattttaagattttaatcaAAGGAATCTGTAGAATGGATCCAATCATGGAAACTCTTTTAGTCCAAAGTGTTGAATTTTGTTACACTATAGATATTTTGTCTGATTGGATAGGAAACTAATAAGttaacatatatacatatatatatatatatatatatatatatatatatatatatatatattatttgtgaaCAGAAAGAGATGACAACGAAAATTGGCTTGTGTATGAGATTCTTGAATCCCCACTTTGAAATTCACAACTTTAGGTAGAAAAAACTCAAAAAGaaaattgtatttatttatgttttaatagGCTCAAATAGATTTTATATATCTATTAAGTTTTtgagaaaaagacaaataaattCTTGACTTTTTGGTTCGcaaacatttaaatttttaacgatttgaaaatacatttaagtttttGACATTCTTAAAACCTAAACACATCGATCCCTCTGTTTACTTAGGTCTGGCAGACCCAATGAAAAAATCAAACATGACTTCCGTTATACTGGTCTGGCCAAAATACGATGCACACGTAAGAAAGTATTTAAAATGGAACAAATTAGATTCAAGGATCAATATATTCAGATTTTAAAAAAGTCAgagacttaaatatattttcaaattttcaagaaTATAAATGTCTGCaggctaaaaaattaaaaacctatttatctttttttctaaatttttttgtgaatagaattaaacttttaaatcattctaaacctaaaattattttatgataaGTTAAATTAGACGAGATTAGATATAAACTAAATTGCAAACACTTGACAAATTCTATCTTTATTTTGACATGAAGTGACTAATCATAAgtaaatgtcttttttttatttgacatataaaaatgtcttttataaatataaccattaaaaaatgttagaaaattTGACTAAATTACTCAATATAATACGTATTTGCATTTCAGTTATATTTTTATACGAAGAAGTTTTTTGTATGAGTAACTACGAAATATTAATTGGTAGTTACAAAATTCAATTTGTATACAATAATCTTGTTACGGATGTAGTACATCCTTTTAAGTAGTTTTATTTCAATAAGATATTACTTATGCTTTAGCTTAAAATGTGGCTATCCTGTTTTGATTTTGAGACCTATATTATAAGTCAACGtcacatataataaataattaaatagtacTAGTTGACGTGAAGAGATAGATGGAAGAACAAGAGATTCATGCATGTAACGCAAACCGTGAGGGGAATATTCCAATGCGTTTATGATTGGAGGTTAAAAACTTGAAGAACTTGGTCTCCAAGAATTATCAGAATTTGTAGTACAAATGCAATACAAATACAACTTGGATCTTAttcttatattatttatattttatttaattatttaattttaatcttacaATACAACTCAGTGTAGTATTTTTGAGAAATTTTCACCTTTTATTATGCTgtcttatttttgaatatttttatattttattttttaataattaatgaaatataacctattatttaaaaaaaaaactttaaattttaaagacaaacGCATGATTAAGTTTAAACATAAAGGTCAAAGAGCATCTCCAATAGATAGATTCCATTTAACTTCTTCTGACATTCAAGAAAATCTACCATTAGAGCATAACCAATGTAAGCCCAACATGTTATTCAAAAAGAGAAAATCTTCATTTAGAGGGATTcattataaccaataataatttatcatttgctaagttattataaaaataaataattatataaaatttaaaataattaaataattatattaaataattaaattagtaataattataataaataattatatttttatttgattaataatttatattaaataattaaatcttaattaatttattaataattataataattaattagattaaataattaaaatactaataattaaataattaaatcataattaatttattaaataatttttaaaatttaaaatgctaaccacattattaaaattggacgttgcaataatttttttgtattaagtaattttacaaattagtataatcccgaattatatattgtatattattgttatgtatgaatttatttaacattaatattttttaatagtgaattatttttaaatttataaatttaaaatattattgaaaaaattaattacattaagtttaagtattttaattaattaattaagtgggaccacaatagaGACTAAAGTGAGTTCCTTCTAATGGAGAAGaaagagatgctttgagttcctatttactatCTATGACGCAAAAgttgatgtggagttactttttatgacaagtGAGCCATAAATAAGAATTTGGATGAGTTTCTATTGGAGATggtctaatattttaaataatgcaagaagtaatcagaatttattattttttttatttgaattcatagGATATTTTATGAAATTCCTTTTTTTTCCACCAATCACTGtttaactaaaataattttaaattactcGATTCTCATAATGATCTTTCAGTTCTTTCtacaatttgattttgattttgttatGATATCTATCTAGAGCCGCCAAATTGGTACGACATAGTAGTGTAGTACTAATACATTACTACAGCTCAAATATACGAAGATAATTCTAATTAAATAATACAAGatgtaatataaaaaattacttctttcctttgaaatcacaAGATATTTTTACAAGTTGATCTTATCACCAATCATTGTTTAATCAACTTAGTCATttatataattagaaaaataatccTCTAAAATGAATAGTTACAAATATTAACCGATTATTAGTTAAAAGAAATATTGTTtgtcatttttttcaaaattaaattatattaaaactttttattcaataattatcaacttaaaagaaaaaaaaatagtatataaatccTCCTCCCTTAAGCCTTTTTTCTTCACACAAATACAAGAAGTCAAATAATAATAGTCCCTCAAATGATGATGAAGGGTGGTGGTGGCAGGGTGGCCAAGGAGTTAGGCTATTGGGTTAGAGGCCCTCTTATTCATGGAAATGGTGTAAGAAACACTATGACCACTTTGACCTTttcagataataataataataataataaggagaaggagaagaaggttgAAGAGAATAATAGTAGTGAGGGTATTGTGAGTTATTGGGGAATTCAGCCTTCTAAGGTTACCAAAGATGATGGCTCACAATGGAAATGGAATTGCTTCAGGGTATGTATATAtgcatatttcttttatttttattagagatATATAATCAAATTTCGACCAAAAGATTAGAATTCAAATTCTTTActccaaaggaaagaaaaagggtacaaattaaataaataaataaaagtttatataataaattcgcataaattttaaaaaaatattatattaaaatcgtgttaaaaatataattatttatgttttttttaatagtttatacttttagaataaatagttttatgataattttaattttagttttagagaattaagtttaattattttagtttctataattttattaaatttttaattatatctttatatttttttttgagttaGATTCTTAcacaatttttattttgtaattaatttttttatgtaaaaaatgttaaaaataatcgAATATTTCTCTCAAAATATATACATGGAATTAAagatttagttaaatttttaattataaatatttttattcataaaaaaatattcagttaattctgatttttttatattaaaaaaatattaattataaaattaaaaaaatataaaaatcaaatatatatatatatatacttaattatacatttaataaaattataaaaattaatagaataattaaattgaaaatttatttgaTGTTGATCTTTCCTGTGTTACATGAAGCCTTGGGAGAGTTACAAAGCAGATATAAGCATTGATCTGGAAAAGCATCATGCGCCCAAGACCTTTACGGACAAGATGGCTTTTTGGACTGTAAAGGGTCTCAGATATCCCACTGATATCTTTTTCCAGGTTTCCACTACTTAGTTTATAATTCTATTCATGCATGCATGTATCTTCCTACTAGCTAGCTTTCTTTTACTTTTGCTTCTCGGATCAATATAGCATGCATGAAATGATGCATGTGATGTTTCCTTACTTGGTTTTGCTTCTATATTTTCCAATTCATCTCAACAAGAGTAGACAATCAGACATAATATATTTAAGAGGAATTATAGGgttagcaacttttgtgatttgtagtcattaataatgtttttaatgatataagatttcatccaattgtgtggaattactcattttttttttgctggttacatgttTGTCAGAAATTAATAAAGTTACTGACTTCTAGACTTTtcctatatttaatattataatatataatactaATTTAATAGTTCATTTTtagtatacataaaaaaaatgttatttatacattaaaattagctattaaaatcagctatcaatatatttatataaatatacgtatagtttaatttgttttcaaagtttttatatttcagcatatattttatattggtagCTGGCTTTAGTCAAATTCTGTCTTTATGTATGCAAATGTTATATGTACAGAAGCGATATGGATGCCGGGCTATGATGCTGGAAACAGTTGCGGCTGTCCCCGGCATGGTAGCAGGCATGCTCCTACACTGCAAATCGCTGCGGCGATTTGAGCACAGTGGTGGGTGGATCAAAGCACTGCTAGAAGAAACCGAGAACGAGCGCATGCACCTAATGACATTCATGGAGGTGTCAGATCCAAAATGGTTGGAACGTGCTCTGGTAATGGCAGTCCAAGGTGTTTTCTTGAACGCATATTTATTGGGGTATTTGGTGTCTCCGAAATTTGCACACCGCATGGTTGGGTACCTTGAAGAGGAAGCAATACACTCCTACACAGAGTTTCTTAAGGAGCTTGCAAGGGTAATATAGAGAATGTGGCAGCACCAGCCATAGCCATCGATTATTGGCAGCTTCCACCTGATTCTACTCTAAGGGATGTGGTTATGGTTGTTAGAGCTGATGAAGCACACCACCGTGATGTCAATCACTTTGCATCGGTAATTCTCACCAATTTTGGTTAATAAAACTATGAATTTAATAAGTGGAAGGAGAATGTTAGGTTGAACAACATAAAcgaccaccaatcaaataaaaatatactacaccttaatttaatgttattaatttaaatttatttttttaatcatattaattcacattattcacacattattcaaaaatattattggttATCTATATTTTTCCTAAGTGAAAATTCAACTGTGGTCAACTTTACATGAAATTGATAACTAATAGTCGTTAagtgaaaatttatttaaatcagtcaaattatttaaccacTCATCTATAACTTCACGTAAAATTGACTGTACCTGAATTTTTATCATTTAGTTATGATTCATTGTTAGTCTAAAATAATTTTACGCATGCATTCACATCACTAAAATAACTACCTTTTATATTGACCGAGTGAACGTGATTACACTACTATATAAAAAGTTTTACACTTTTAGTGACtgcatcaaaattaatttcttaaactcTCTGTATTTAGTTATAAACTTAATTAGTGTCCGAATAAGTTTTTAGTTCCTTCAAGGTGTGATGATTACCTTCTGCatacttattttaatttagatcgATTTTTATAATGCTATATATAATTTCAGTTTTGTTAGCATACCAATTTTTCTTCAACTAACTAGgagttgatttcaaatctttttcaatatatataattttacaacaTAAAAGAAATAGAGAACAATTATATACTATATCTtgtaagaaaaattatttatctcACTTGATATGCCCTTATGTATAAGGGGAAGGATTTGGTATCGAATAATCTTATAGTAAACACTAAAATATATACTAGAAAGGAAAATATGGACTTCTTAAATGAATAAATTACTTATCTTGTTTTTAGTGTAGATTAGCCAATTATATACATTTAACTTATCTCATATGTattacaatttaatttatttatttaaaaaacctgaaaagggaaaaaaaggagATTTTCTTATAATTGTGTGATGTAATAATGTGCAAGAATGATGGTGATGTTATTGCAGGATGTGCATTATCAAGGGCGAGAACTAAGAGAGACTCCTGCTCCAATTGGGTATCACTAAGAATTCAAGGGTCTTTGGCTAGAAgcctagaataaataaaaatgttggTTTGTGACAACAATATTGTTGTGTTTTGTTATGGATAATAATCTGAATAATGCTGATGTATCTTGTACAAAGTTGGTGAGTTGAGTTATTTAGTGGGGAATCAAGAGTTTGTCAATTCATGTTGACAAAAATCTCATCTATTTAAATAGAATTTGTAAAATATCTTAATAAatgatcaatttaaattttagttttcatgtaTGGTATACTCCTTATTGGCTTCTGCGATCCTTGTCAAGTTAAAGGGAAAATTTAATTATCATTAGaaactttaattaattaaatttttatgacaattaatttatttgctaaaaagatttatttttgtattgaatatatttaaaattatgattCATAATAGACGTACCACAAACTATACAAAAAGAGATATGATTTATGATATAAATTGTTATACCCAAAAACTCTAagcgaaaaagaaaaattatgtcatttaaaaTATATGTCATTAAGTGAAAGTGTTACACTTTTTATTacgtaaatatattttaatcatataTTTATTACGTTTTATATGGATAATTTAGATTCATATATCAAACAAAATTATATTCTaactgaccaaattttttatagtaGAATATTTGTGataataaaaatctaaatatttaattattatacaaatatataaaaagTTATTTATTACGTTTTATATGGATAATTTAGATTCatatacaaaacaaaattatattctagctgaccaaattttttatagtaGAATATTTGTGataataaaaatctaaatatttaatttattatacaaatatataaaaagTTTTATGTACTGtgctatatataaaaaatgttgttttttttttcaaaactcattaATACTCACCTCATATTATAAACATTTTAGTCTAAATACAGAAATATTGCTCACGTTATATTAAACCACAAATATGAAATATCTAATGTTAATTTTGTGGACGAACAAAATTTCTAGTCAATTTTACCGGAAAATACAAAAGGAAATGCATGTGTGTACGGGGGACCAGTGAGAGAATATTCCCTTAGGGTGTATGATATTGAGTTGGTGTGAACACGCAGCAGATAAGACCCAACTACTTGATCCCCAAGAAATGGCaaactttaattattattattcaattaatgaTCAGTTAAGAACAGCCGCATTGGTACGACAGGTAACTTGAATTTGATAGTACAACTTTaatacaatttaaataaaatacaataagtaatatgaaaattttactttctttttttggtaggaaatcataatttttttcatgtgttttatcttttaaaattgtctAAGCTGAAAAATGATTAAACAATGCAATTTCCTTTCGagaattattttcttttaatttccaggtgataaaaattttattcttattaaactttttaaagaagtcataatatgttattaaattaaatatgatttatatattttagagtttttattttacaaataatttaaaacttcaataactttatattttattatgcaaagaaaattatataatatttaaggtgaaaattcaagacttcacgtgaagttaataggtGAGAGCTgttggatgaaaatttagtcaaattagttaaattatgtaataatttttaactattaattttaagtctactgcacctgagtttctactAATATTTAAGTGAGTGGAAAAAATCTTAACTATTAGATATTACATGAATGATGAGTAtatatattaaactataaaataaaataaggaaaatttaAAGGGtaaacaattttattgaattttggtcaGTATATAATTAGTAGAGAAATGTGAGTCATTGaatgaaatctcacactaattttatactattaaattattattaatgactATTTAATGGCTACCAATCACCAAAATTATTGGCCCCTAACATTAcacataaaataatatacattgaaattaaatcttaTTTTCCTATGAAATTACTTCACCTCTGCTAATTGACACTCATATAATGATGATAATAAAttgttattattaacaaaatcaaccttaaaaaatataccaaaaagaaTGTAGGaaaaatagttaattaaataagtaaaatatGGTTCTAGAATATTTTCCATGCCAAACCCAAACACATGCATTCCACCGCCATAGTTGCCAACTAACACACCAACGTATCAACGTTACTCACCTCATCTTTTTCGCTctcttcatatatatatacacaacctctcttaaacccttttttttttcatcacaACAACGAAAAAAGCAATTCAAATTCCCTTTAACAATTTCTCATCTCATATTCTTTTCCCGAGAAAATAACAAACACTTCTACCCCGCGCTTCTTGGAATCATTGTGGTGATTATCATGATGATGACGATGGTTCGTACcgctgctggtggtggtggtgctagGGTGGCCAACACTGCTGTGATTGTTGCAGCTAACCGTTTGTTCTCCACCGCGGGCCGTGGCGGcgtggcggcggcggcggcggcgagaGGTATTGGTAATGAAGTCGGTGTTGGTGGTCCGAACAAGTTAGGGTATTGGATTAGAGCATCAATGATTGATGGAGGAAGGAGCGAGAGCACTATGGCCTTGTCATCGGAGAAGGAGAAGAacaatgaagagaagaagaagattggaTCGTCTTCTGAAAGTGTTGGGAACAAAGAGAATAGTAATGATAAGGGTATTATCGCGAGTTATTGGGGTATCAATCCATCTAAGATTACCAAAGAGGATGGCACAGAATGGAAATGGAACTGCTTCAGGGTACATATTTTCAGATCTGttgttatttattttcttcttgaaaagttttgttttgttttattgaatatatatttttttaatgaagccATGGGAGACATACAAAGCGGATCTGAACATTGATTTGAAGAAGCACCATGCGCCGGTAACATTTCTGGACAAGATGGCTTATTGGACTGTTAAATCGCTCAGATTCCCCACTGATCTATTCTTTCAGGTATCCATTATTCATTGATATCTTTTCAAGTGGTACATGATGGTGCATGTGATGTTAGGTTGCTGAGGGTTAGGTCATAAGTTGATTAACCAGCACATGATGCGTTTGAGAACTAATCATGTAATTGATAATATAATACCTTTCATCTCTTGAAATAGGGCAAAACAAATTTCTGAAAGTTAAATGATCTTCATGAAGATTAATAGCTTAGAGCCTCTCTAAGAAAATTAAACGGATGATTACATAGAATACTTTGTTTGATTTGGGAAGTCCATATTACCTCTTTGTTCTTTGATATAGAAATATTACATCTTACATTACCTTCAGAAGAAAAATATAAGCCTTGATAATTTCATAGTCTATAATATAAAATGCTTAATTAAGCTTTGTTCTTATCATATGTTTTATTCAAATGTAACAGCGCCGATATGGATGCCGAGCAATGATGCTGGAGACAGTGGCAGCTGTTCCTGGCATGGTGGGAGGGATGCTCCTCCACTGCAAATCGCTGCGACGATTCGAGCACAGTGGTGGCTGGATCAAAGCTCTGCTGGAAGAAGCAGAGAACGAGCGCATGCACCTAATGACCTTCATGGAAGTGGCCAAGCCAAAGTGGTACGAGCGTGCTTTGGTGATAGCAGTTCAAGGTGTTTTCTTCAATGCCTACTTCTTGGGGTATTTGGTGTCTCCCAAATTTGCACACCGCATGGTTGGGTACCTTGAGGAGGAAGCAATACACTCCTACACTGAGTTCCTTAAGGAGCTTGACAAGGGCAATATAGAGAATGTGCCAGCACCAGCCATAGCCATCGACTATTGGCAGCTTCCACCTGATTCTACTCTAAGGGATGTGGTTATGGTCGTCAGAGCCGATGAAGCGCACCACCGTGACGTCAACCACTTTGCATCGGTAAGCTTATTTATACCCTTTTATTAATCTTGGATGAAAAAATATTGAAGGTGTGTTTGGTATATGATATTATGATTTGGATTGCTAATGGTGTTATTTTTTGAATGAATTGCAGGATGTACATTATCAAGGCCGAGAGTTACGAGAGACTGCTGCTCCAATTGGTTATCACTAAGACTCTGATTTCTTGTCAAATTTTTTAGTGGAGTGCAGATTGAGTCAAATTACATGGTGAATGTAATTTTGGCTAGAAGCCTAGAATAAATAAAGCTTCTAGTTTGGTGACAATATAGTAGTATTTTTCTCAAGGTTCGTCTAACAATGTCGATGTAAATAATGTGGAGTCTACTTATTGTTCTGAGTCATACATCTCCTTGTTTGTCTGAAGTCATATATCTGAATGATTTGTTATTCTATTGGGCACTGTTGAGGGTGCTCATGGAGTTATACGAAATCTCATAACTAGAGAGCTCCACTACATTTTGCCTGATATTTCCTTGATGCTCCTTTTTGACGGTAGATTGCATTACTTTCTTCATGGTTATGGATCTTAACATCATCAGACAAGTGCTGCTATTTTATCTTTAATACTCGACTGGAATTTGCCTTATGGCAGATAATTTAGCGGAAGGAATAGATGAAATTTAATAAAAGATTTTACAATAAGTCTGGCAGGGCATGATAAAACTGCATCAATTTGAGTGACACCCGGCTGTGTCAGATAAGAATTATAATGAATCTATAACCAGTTTGGTATGATTATTGGGAAGTGTGTTCAAACGCCTCTTAATGTTTCGAACCTAGTGTATCGTCAATGCAAAAAGTAAAGACTGCATCTTAGAAGCAAAGTTAAAACACAGGGTGTTAACAGCTAGGAAAGCTGCGTGATGGTAATGGAGGGGTAAATGATTGGTATTGCCATCAGAAGATAAGAGGGGGGAGGGGGTGTTACTTAATTGATCCCACACTCGAGGAAAATTTAGGTTCCAAGATAGCAATT
Coding sequences within it:
- the LOC112800152 gene encoding ubiquinol oxidase 2, mitochondrial-like, which gives rise to MMMTMVRTAAGGGGARVANTAVIVAANRLFSTAGRGGVAAAAAARGIGNEVGVGGPNKLGYWIRASMIDGGRSESTMALSSEKEKNNEEKKKIGSSSESVGNKENSNDKGIIASYWGINPSKITKEDGTEWKWNCFRPWETYKADLNIDLKKHHAPVTFLDKMAYWTVKSLRFPTDLFFQRRYGCRAMMLETVAAVPGMVGGMLLHCKSLRRFEHSGGWIKALLEEAENERMHLMTFMEVAKPKWYERALVIAVQGVFFNAYFLGYLVSPKFAHRMVGYLEEEAIHSYTEFLKELDKGNIENVPAPAIAIDYWQLPPDSTLRDVVMVVRADEAHHRDVNHFASDVHYQGRELRETAAPIGYH